CATCTACCCCCGCGGCGATCAGTTCTTTCACAAGCACAGCCCGTTTGCTTTTGCTGCCGATGGCACCGACGTAAGGGAACTTCTGTTCACGCTTCATGCACTCGAGCAGCACCGGAAAGTCGGTTGCATGGCCTTGCGTCATCATGAGCACAAATGTCTCCGGGGCAAGGCTATGGATTTCCATAGCTGGCGCCTCACGCAGCCTGCGCTCAAGCTGCGGTGACTCAGGCAAAGATTCGAGCCAATCTTGCCTCGAATCGATACAAACTATGCGGCACGTGAGCGGCAACAGAGCCGCAACCACTGCCTGCGCTACATGGCCTGCCCCGAATATGGCAATCTGCCAGTCAGCCGCTCTGTAGGTTTCAAAATACAGCTTCACGCGGCCCCCGCAGGTCATGCCCACATCTCTTTCCAGGTGCCAGTCAACAAACACAGTTGTGGATTTATTAGTTAATAAATCCGCCGCTGTCTTGAGGGCCAGAGCCTCAACTTTGCCGCCGCCAATCGTGCCGTAGATTAGCCCATTTGCGTCACACAGCATTTTGGCGCCCGATTCTTGCGGTGCCGAACCGAGAGCCTCGGTGAGAATGACGAGCACGAAAGGCCGGCCCGATTCGAGAAGTTCATGATGTTTTTGCCAGAACATGAGGGGTTATTTACCCATTGAGGGCTTGCGCCCTCAATGGGTAATTTTTTCCATGCACATCAAAATCTCTTCATTGGTCGCTGGCAGTTTCAAATCTGCGGCCTCACGCGGTGACAAATACGAAAGCGCATTCTTCACCGCGCAGAAAACCGCCAGCCCCAGCATCAGCGGTGGTTCAGCCACGGCCTTCGATGAGCGAATGTTAAAGTTATGCAACTTGTTATCGAAAAACTCTAGCCGCAGGTCGTCAGGTATGTCTTGTATGCTTGGTATTTTGTATGTCGTGGGGGAGTGAGATAGCAGCGCGCCTTTTTCGCTGTATTTGAGCTCCTCAGCTGTCACCCAGCCGATACCCTGCACAAGCCCGCCGATGAGTTGCCCGCGGTCGATACCCGGATTGATCGATTTGCCGATGTCCATCAGAATATCGAGCCGATCAATGGTGAGCGCGCCGGTGAAACGATCGATCGTCACCTCGGCAACGCAGGCACCATTGGTGAAATAATAGAATGGGCTGCCTTTGCCCGTCGCGTAGTCGAAGTCGAGACCGGGCGTTGCGTAGAAGCCACGCTCGCCCATCGAGATACGCTCACGCCAAGCGCGCTGCGTCAGTTCGGCGAAGGGCATTGTCTGTCCCCCCTCCCCCCGCATGCGGGGGGAGGTTGGGAGGGGGGACACAAATACGTGACCCTCCCGAAACTCCACAACCTCAGGCGCCA
The sequence above is a segment of the Turneriella parva DSM 21527 genome. Coding sequences within it:
- the xdhC gene encoding xanthine dehydrogenase accessory protein XdhC, coding for MFWQKHHELLESGRPFVLVILTEALGSAPQESGAKMLCDANGLIYGTIGGGKVEALALKTAADLLTNKSTTVFVDWHLERDVGMTCGGRVKLYFETYRAADWQIAIFGAGHVAQAVVAALLPLTCRIVCIDSRQDWLESLPESPQLERRLREAPAMEIHSLAPETFVLMMTQGHATDFPVLLECMKREQKFPYVGAIGSKSKRAVLVKELIAAGVDAHQADLFTCPIGLPLGKSEPAEIAVSVVAQLIQVRDARRADGQEG